The sequence GAGATTGCCGTTGACAAATCCAATGCCCGTTGGGTTAACTTCATGGAAACCACACCCCAAACTTTTTGAAACTCTCTGATAACTATGGAAAGTGATTCTTATTAACATAAATTACTAGAATTCAACATTTTTTGCGAAAGTCCTTCCCTAATCTTTACCTAATATGAAAAGCCGCTACAATTTCTGTAACGGCTAATCAGCTATTTTATAAACCCATCCCGACCGATCAATCTTCACTTATCATCTCAGGCTATATGGACACCATGCCACTGATGATACGATTTCAGAATCAAACGGAATTATTTATATCTTAGATAATAATTGAAGTAATAATTATAGTTGGAAACTTGAGAAGTCTCGTTTTTATTTTGGTAGTGGTCAATACTAAATGCGATAAACCCTTGAACATAGGGGGCAGCGGCGGAAATTCTCTCTTGAATATCAGATTGGGTTGCTGTAACATTACTGGATGATTTCGAGGTATAAGTTTCATTATCCGCATAAAGAGTCATACCCATCGCATCCGTTGCCGTTTTAGTATACCTAAAGAGATTTTTTGCTTGAGAGATTGTATTATAACCGGCACCTACACTATCTTGAAGAGCAACAATATGGATTCCTGTACCGTTCAATATGTTTTTAAGCATTTTTGTCCAGCCAGATAGTGAAACTAAATAAGAGTATTTAGAGTTATAAAAAGGTGCAACCATGATATTCAAAGTACTTTTAAGCTGAATCTCGGCTGTAATCTGCTTATAAAAATTATTAAGATTAACTTGGTGGATCCTGCTTCGAGCACTTAATTGAGAGAATTCATATGGGATATACCACCCCCCTAAGGATGGATGAGTTCCATAAACATCCACAATCTCGTCCACAATCAGCTTATTCTTTGAGGCTTCAACATTGAGCCAATTCATGTTGCTGGCATTAACCTTCCACCAATCCCCGTTAAATCCTAATCCAATCCGCACTTTCATGTTTAGGGAATCAGCAGCGGTTAAAGCATTGCCGACCATATCCACATCATTAAGCGCATATCCAGGAATCTTCGTGGGGTATGCTGCATACATCGCTTTCGTATCTGCTATATCTTGTAAAATAATCTCGTTAATCCCTGTGTTTTGAAGCATACTTAATTCCTGGGTCCAGCGGTTCAAATCCCAATCTTGCGCGTACCAATATTGGATAAAAGAACTGCCAAAAATTGGTTTCACTCCAGGCAGCGTTTGAGGTGGGGGCGGCAAAGTTGTTGTTTTTGGCTGCTTTGCCATTACGGCTGTGACCATTGTTAAATTTAAGATCAGGGTTAATACCAAAATCTTAATAATCTTTCTTTGCAAATTCAAAACACTTTACCTCCATTTTACTCTATAAAGCTATAGGTTTTTATTTCGCCAGATATACAATTTCTCTATTAATCTCTATTTTTCCTTCTTGCAACTAATAGGTAGGGTAACTTATACACTTGTGTTGCGATATGCCTTGAAGGTAAAACAGTATAGCCCGGAGACGAAAATCTCCGGGCTATACTGTTTTACTTTTGAGTAAATGACTGGTGAGCTTGAGCAGGTTTAAATATATTATCCAGTTCTATCTCTGTTTTCCTCTTAATCATGCTCCTCATATTCTATTATTACATCGTGCCCTTTTGCTAACTGGTGTCTGGCCTTGCGGATTGCCACCGTATCGAAAATAATCGAAAAATCATAATCCTCCGGATAGAGTTCGCTGGCGGGAAGGAAAAGCTTTAACCGCTTGTGATTAATCAGCTGCTTCTTATCTTTAATCTGCACGCCAAGCTCGCCTTTTTCATTGGTTCTCCTGTAAACAATCCCCAGAGATTTTTGGGGGTAAACTCTTACACAGTCACCTATATTAAAGCTTTCGCTCCGTGAGGGTGTTTTTTCCTTTGGAATTTCTTTTTGAATTTTGTTGTGGGAAACATTGTCTGATTTTTTGGTGTTGTCCTCATCATTAGTGTTATCCTCATCAAACATAATAGTTGGTCTGTCTCTTAACTTAGAGGATCTGCCGCCATAGGCTTCCATTTGTGCTCGCTTCAGCATATGCCCGGGAAAGCCTAATCTTTTGGCAATGTATAAGGCACAGCTTTCCCCGGCCTCGCCAATTTGTAGTCTGTATAGGGGCTGTAAGTTTTCCCGATCAAACTCCATACGGGCATTCATAAGTCCTTTTGTGTTCTTGGCAAAATCCTTGATTTCCGGGTAATGGGTGGTGGCCACAAAAAGACAGCCTCGCTGATTTAATTCCGCTAAAATTGCAATTGCTAGTCCCATTCCCTCAGCAGGGTCTGTACCGGAGCCTAACTCATCAAGCAAAACCAGACTTTCCCTTGATACCTCCTGGAGAATAGCTACAATATTTTGGATATGGGAGGAAAAAGTAGATAGATTCTCAGAAATGCTTTGCCCATCACCGATATCGCAGAAAACACTGTTATGCATAGAAAATACACTGCCTGGGGACACAGGAACGTGAAGTCCACTTTGAGCCATAATTGACAGTAAGCCAATGGTTTTTAAGGCAACGGTTTTTCCCCCTGTATTCGGCCCGGTAATTACAACCCCGTTAATAGCATCATCACCCAGGCCCCCTAGAATCTCAAAATCAAGAGGAATACAGAGGTCTGGCTTCAATAAAGGGTGTCTTCCCTGCTTTATGATGATTTTTCGTTCTGTTGTAATGGACACAGGAACTGCTTTCATCTCGATGGACAGCTTTGCCTTGGCAAATATAAAGTCCAAGGTTTCCATGCAGTCCTTGTTGATTCTCAACTCATTAATATGCTCTTCAACAAGTACGGTAAGGGTGTATAATATTTTTCTAATCTCATTATCTTCATCAATTTGTAAAAGGGACAATTCCTCCTGCAGCTTTCTGACTGCTGCTGGCTCAATAAAACAGGTGCTGCCAGTGCTTGAAGTATCAATGACTGTTCCGCTCAACTGATTTTTATAGCCTTTTTTAACCGGCAAGACAAACCGTCCATTACGGATGGTGACATATCCATCTGTGAACCATTCCTTTTTGCTGCGCAGAATGTCCTCTAGCTTTATTTTAACGGCAGATTTTGTGTTTTCTATTTTTCTGCGAATGTCACGAAGGACTGAAGAAGCACCATCGTCAACCCCTTCATTTCTGATACAGCGCTCAATTTCCCCAAAAAGCATATCCAGTGGACTTAAAGAATGACCATAAAAAGCTATACCCGTATTAAAGGCTTCAGCCTTGTTAAGATATTTCTTCGTTCTTTTGCAGGAAGAAATAAAACCACAAATACCTGTGAGCTGTTCAGGGGCCAGCATTGAGCCTTTCTCTGTTAAATCCAGAATTTTATCCAACTCTTTCATTGAGGCCAGGGGTGGCGTGCCTATACCCTCTAAAATTTTGCGTGCTTCTGTTGTTTCCTGCATTTTGGCTTTGCACTCTCGCTCATTTAAAAATGGCTTTAGGGAGAGCAATTTTTCCCTTGCCTTTTGGGAAAGTGCATGCTCAGCCAAAGTTTCAAGTATTATATTAAATTCCAATGTATTGTTGGCATTCATCAAAAATCCTCCCTATACAATTAAAATGCCCACAAGAGAGATTACCTTATTTTCAGGATCTTTAGTTCCCAAAAATACGCAGAATACTCCTGTGGGCAATGATTTTAACTGATATAAAATCACTTAACGCTATTGAGAAAATAAATAGAGTGCCACAGGACATGCCTGTTACACTCTACAAAACTATACGATAATAATCGCCATAGTTACAATGTCAGCTTTGTTAAGCTTATCGACAAAGGGTGACACTGTTTATAACTCAAATGGTTATTGTAGGACGTAATCTGTAAGGCGTTATCCAAAAACGCAAAGGTTGCGCTTTCAGAAAGGTGCACTTAAAAAAGCAGGTTTAACACCCACGTTTTATAAAGTAACCTCTCTCAACTGTTTAGTTGAAAATCACCATTACAGACACATTTAACAAAAAAACCATCCTCTCGTTTTTAGGTATACCCTAGTTTATTACAAATACGTAGCAAATGTCAATTATAGCTGATCAAAACAGGATAAATAACTAAAATACTACTCAAAAATATTTTTGCACAGAAGGTAATTTTGGAGAGAAATCAATATGCTTTTCAAAAAACTTGCTGCATTGAGCAATTATGAGGCCGTTAACCAGAGCGCAAATTACCGTGCCGATACCAACACCGCGCAGGCTATTAAAGAAAAGGTACGACATGGCCACGGCCACGGCACAGCTGGTGCAGTCATAGCCAATTTTAAACTTATTAATATCTATCCTGTACTTTTTAGAAACTTCTTTTACGAACAGTTCATAAACTTCAGGTGCAAGATAAGTGTGAAAGAGCAGTGAAATACCCATGGCGCAAAAGAGCATACCTACTAAATATAGAGGGATGCGGATACTCAGCGTAGCAGCGGTTACATCATTCAGCATCCAGATCCAACCATCCAACACCAAGCCATAAATAACTGCCGTGACAAAAGAGAAACAGTAAGACAGCTTAAACTGGCCCAGCAACAGACAGACGAAAATCAGCAGAACGGCCTGGAGAGTATATTCAGCCATGCCAAATGTGAGAAAATTAACTTTCAAGGATATTAAATAGGCTGGGGCAACTACCATAGAAATGCCGAGGTCGGCCTTTTCCATTAGTGCCACGCCTAAGGCCAGAATAATCAGCCCCAACAGATAGGCCATCTCGGCAAAGTTTTTGATTTTCAAGCTATTCCTTCCTCCCACAAAAAAATGCTATAACTCCTGGCTGTTTGATATCAGAAACAGCAAAAGTTATAGCATTTCATTTATTGATTTAGAATAAGCCTATTACAAAATCACTCTGTCGTCAATGTTTTTTAATCATTACTTCATAATAATTCCCTCTGGGTCGATGACTTTATAGAGCAGTTCCAATTCCTCATAAGTAGGAGTCAGAGTTTCACCTTTACACTTAGAAATATTCAGATCAAAACTACAGTTTTCCCGGCATTCTTCCGGCGTAAATCCAGGGTGGACCGTATCTAGATACATTTCGCCCTTTTCATCAAAACGGTAAACACCCATATCTGAAATAACAGCAGCTGGCCCCCCATTGAACGCCGGCCCATAAACCTCCTGTTTGGGAACCCATTCTTTATCCGGCCAATGTGGAATTTTCCAGCCAGGCGAGGTAATATAGCTGACTCTCTCAACAAAACGACGTTTTTGACCAAATTGTGGCATGATTAAAACGCTGCGCTTAGCAAGGGAATGAATATCAGAGTTACCACCGCTCCCCGTCAGCCTTTTCCCTGTGGGGCCGCCCATAAAGGTACAATTGACATTGCCATAGAGATCCACTTCTGCACCACCCAGATAGGCCAAATCCACTTTGCCGGACTGGAGCTGACCGAAGACGTCAGTTAAGCCATCACCAACTGCCGCCTGATAACTGCAGCGGGCATCGGCAACGGAGGTCGGCAGATCTATAGGTCTACCGTCAATGGAGCCTGATTCATAGATACAGACTGCAGTAGGCGCTTGGGTATGCTGAGCTACCATGATGGCTAACATTGGGAGGCCTGTTCCCGCAAAGACAATCTCTCCATCCTTTACTTCCCGTGCTGCAGCACAAGCCAAAAGATCCATGGGCTTAAACTCACCGGGTTTAGAATGGCCTTGTTTGTTTTCCATTATCTTGACCCCCTTTTCATGGTGGAAGAATAGCCGAGAGCCGGATTGGCTTTGAGGGATTCCAAACGCGTAACTCCTAGCTTGCTAAGATATTCTTGGAAGTCTTTAACTCCAAAGATCCATTCTTCAGCCCACTGATCAAAACCCTCTTGTGTTCGGGTAGCCTTAAAGAAGTTAGAGATAAATTCTCCGTCAGGTTCGTGTACGCCATACAAACCTGTTGGGTGAGCCCCCCAAGGCTGCTCGACAATATAATCTACCAGATACCCCCCTATCATGTTGCGGGTGGGTTCTCGACGTAAATATTCTTCCGGAACCACTTGTTCAGCAATAATAATGTTATGTTTAGACGCCTTGATAACTTCTTGATCGCTGAATTTTAGGCCATCCACTCGAACGGTGCCTTCCGCGCCGACCATTTGAACGTGAGTAATACACCAATCTGGATTAGCGGCGGGAACCAAAACAATTTCCGAATTCGTAAAAGGCTCTTGGTACATGGCGTATTTTAATTTACCAATATGGGGGTTAGATCCGTCACGGAGTCCGGCCTTACCAAGGTTATCGTTCTCCGGATTTAACATATCACACCCCATGGCAGAATAGGTGGGCAAAAAGGGCAGTCCCTTCGATCCGGCAGTCAGTCTGTTTAAGATATGAATATGTGCCCAGTCTTCGTAGAGAATCTCACCTTTTTCTATTTTACGGGCCAGATTACTGCCGAATTTCCCATAAAGTTCGTGTCCGCACCAACTTGATTCCCAGATTCCCACACATCCGGCCCCTACGAGCATGTCATCATGAGTTCCGCCATTAACTTCTACGAGATGCAAATTGCGCTTTTTCTGGCGAATTAACTCGTAAATAGCCGCCATAGGACGACGCCAAACCGTAAACCCTCCAAAGGTTAACATATCCCCGTCATTAATCTGTCCTACTGCTTCAGTAAGACTCACAATTTTAGGCCTAGCCATTCCTAAAACCCCCTTTAAAGATAGTAATTTATTATTAGACTTCGAGAGCTTAATCAGATAATTTCATCAAGAATCGTTTTCAGAATTACTAAAAACGACCGATGACTTCACGGCCAATAATCATCCGTTGGATTTGATTAGACCCTTCATAAATTTGGGTGATTTTTGCATCCCTCATCATACGTTCAACAGGAAACTCTGAACAATAGCCATATCCGCCCATTAACTGCACGCAATTCGTCGTCACTTCCATGGCTGTATCTGTAGCAAAGAACTTAGCCATTGAGGCTTCTTTGTTATGGGGCAGATGATTATCCTTGAGCCAAGCAGCCCTGTAAATAAGCATTTGGGCGGCATCTATTCTTGTCGCCATGTCTGCTATCATAAACTGAACCCCCTGATTAGCCGCTAAGGGCTTATCGAATTGCTGTCGTTCCTTAATATAATGGTTTGTGTAGTCCAAAGCCCCTTCGGCGATCCCTAATCCTTGAGCTCCAATGGTAATGCGGCCACCAGCCAGTAATCCCATAGCAACGGAAAAACCATTATTGACTTCGCCCAGAACATTCTCTTTCGGTACTTTTACATTTTCAAAATAAAGTTCACAAGTAGGATCAGCATTCATACCCATCTTGGCCACCGGTTTGCCAATGGTAAAGCCGGGGGTGTCTTTTTCAATGATCAAACAGGTTATTCCTTTGCCTTTTGGCTGAGAAGGATCTGTTTTAACAAAGGTACAGTAGGTGGTGGCATGCCCGCCATTGGTAATAAATATTTTGCTGCCGTTGACTAAGAAATGATCCCCTTTATCTTCCGCCCTTGTTTTAAGGGCAGCAGCGTCAGATCCCGCGTTAGGCTCAGTCAAAGCATAAGCCCCAATGATTTCACCGGTGGAGAGCTTTCTCAGATATTTCTCTTTTAATCTCTGACTGCCATAAAGGTAGATACTCATACATCCCAAACCAGTGTGTACGCTGGTGATAACCGCCGTTGAGGCACAGGCTTTAGCCAATTCTTCAATGATGATGGCAAAGTCTAGGTAAGTACCTCCCCCCCCACCCCATTCTTCAGGAATAGGAAATCCTGTCAGCCCTAGCTCTCTCATCTTGTTCCAGGTTTCCATGGGAAACTCATGACTTTTATCAATTTTTTCGGCCATTGGTTCAACTTGGCTTTTGGCAAACTTTTTAACCATCTCTTTAACCATAAGGGTTTCTTCACTCAGTCTAAAATCCATTTAACTCCACTCCAATTCTAAACGTTGTCTGAAATTCCGTCTCTTAGTCAGCATCGACACGGATAAGCATGGCATCCCCTTGGGCATGACCGGCACAGATTCCACAGATTCCATATCCGCCCCCGCGGCGTTTTAGCTCATAAGCCAGTGTCATAACAATCCTGGCTCCCGTTGCTCCAATGGGGTGACCATAGGCAATGGCACCGCCATTTACATTAACCTTTTCCAGCATCTCATCCTTGGTCATCCCTAAGATGCTTCGTGCACTAACCAGGGCTACAGCTGCAAAGGCTTCATTAATCTCAATAAGTTTAACCTCATCCAAGGTCATTTGATTTTGTTCCAAAACCTTCTTAATGGAAAGCCCCGGAACAGTGGCAATATCTTTGGTAGGTTGGGATACTTCTGCGTAATCTACGATGGTAAATAGAGGCTTTAAACCTAATTCTTCAGCCTTAGCTCGGCTCATGAGCAGGCACACATCTCCGCCATCATTAGTTCCCGGCGCGTTTCCGGCGGTTACACTGCCGGGTTTTCCTGTAACAGCGCTTGTGTGATTGAAAACCGGTCCAAGCTTAGCCAAGCCTTCCATTGTGGAATTGCCCCGTGGTCCTTCATCCTGCTCAAAAATATCTTTACCCTTATGGATTGCAATGGGGAATATTTCATCATCAAGTTTTCCCGCCGCTATAGCCTCTGCTGCAGCCAACTGAGAATGTAAGGCCCATTCATCCAGTTCTTCACGGCTAAACCCAAATTCATCCGCCACTTCTGAACCATGAATGGCCATATGACGATTGTAGATAGAGTCCCAGAGTCCATCTTTAACCATCAAGTCCTCGCAATCAGCATTTAGAAAACCCATCCTTTTTCCCCGTCTCATATCCGGAAGGGCAAAGGGGATGTTGCTCATGCTTTCCTGTCCCCCCGCTATAACGATCTCGGCTCTTCCCAACGCAATCATTTGGGCCCCTAAGTCAATGGTTTTAACCCCAGAGGAACAAACCTTATTAACCGTAATGGAAGGCACATATTCGGGAAGCCCTGCTAAAAGAGTAGCTTGACGACTTGGAACTTGACCACAGCCGGCCTGAACCACATGGCCCATGATCACATAATCCACATCGCCAGGAGCAACTTTGCCCTCTGTCCGGCGAATGACTTCCTTAATAGCCAATGCTCCTAACTCAGCAGCATCAAACTCAACTAAAGCTCCTAAGGATTTCCCATAAGGAGTTCTACAGGCTTCTACACAAACAACTTCTCGTTGTTTAGCATAGGTATTGCCAATTTTTCTGCCCATGGTTGAATAATCCGGTACTCTTTCACCAAAGGCACTTATTTTCGCACCCTTATAATAGGTTTTTCTAGTTAATTCAAGCTTTTGGGTTATTTTGGACATTTGATTTTCCTCCTTACTATTTGTTGAAGTCTTGACCAAGATTGTTATTCATTAACCCCTCCAGTTGTTGGTTCATAAGACTCCAGAACCATAATGTTTGAATAGTAATTAATCCACTTTTTTGTTTGTTAATTCTGAATAATATAACTATTTTGCAATTAGTGTGCCAACTAAGGTTTAACAGACTTTGTTTTCTGCCTTAAATTCTTGACTCACTAGGGTTAACAGCATTTATTGAGCCATAGGCCTTGTTATTCGCCACTCCAGAAAAATCATTGTTGTTCAACTTATTCTCATAAGCTTCGAATCCAACTAAGTCTTGGCACTAGAAAAACGTCCCGGAAGCGGACACATTTGTTCTAAATGTGTCCGCTTCCGGGACGTTTGTTTAACTCACACCTCAATACTTGAGATCATATTTATCTAGTTTATCGTAAAGCCTTGACCGACTAAGATTTAGGAGTTTTGCAGCCTTGGTTTTATTACCTCCAGCCTTTTCAAGAGCGCGAACAATCATATCTCTTTCAATACCAGCGATTTTCTCTTGGTGACGAATATTTCCCGCGGATAGGGGGTTTTCTCTAGGGCTGCTGTTCAGTAAATGATTGGGTAAATGCTCTAACAGAAGCAAGCCACAGCGCGAATAGTTTACAGCCCTTTCGACGACATTTTCCAGTTCACGAATATTCCCCGGCCATGAGTAGTTCAACAAAGTCTTCATGGCATTATCTGCAATACCACTGACGTTTAGTTTTAAAATCTTATTGAATTTTGTAATAAAAAAATGGGTTAAGGGTTGAATATCGTCCGTACGTTCACGTAGGGGCGGCAAATGCAAATTGATCACATTTAATCGATAGTAAAGATCCGCTCGGAACTCTCCTTCAGATATCCCTTGATAAAGGTTTTTATTAGTAGCAGCTAAAATGCGGACATTCACCTTAATCGTCTTTGTACTACCTAACCGTTCAAATTCACGGTCTTGCAATACCCTCAATAACTTGGATTGTAAAGCCATGGGCATATCCCCTATTTCATCCAGAAAGAGAGTTCCTCCATTAGCGATCTCCAGACGCCCCGGTTTGCCGGCCTTAGCCGCACCGGTAAAGGCACCGCTAACATAACCAAACATTTCTGCCTCAATTAGATTTTCCGGAATTGCCGCACAGTTGACTTTTATGAAAGGGCCTTGGCAGCGGTCACTGCAAAGATGAATCGCATGAGCTACACCTTCCTTTCCAGTACCGCTCTCCCCAGTGATTAACACCGTTGAACGACTCGAGGCAACAAGGGTTATCTCTTCTTTAAGTTTCTTCATTTCAGTACTCTCGCCAACAATATCCTTGATAACCTCTTGCGCGGTTTTGTTTTTCTGTAATTCTTCCTGGAAAAAATTCACCTTATTTTCTAATAGCCGAATCTTTTCAGCCAGCTCCCGTACTTCAGCAAGTTGAGGAAATACCGCTTTTCCGACGGCTCCAACCACTTCTCCTTCTTTGATGATGGGCAACCGTGAAACAATTAACGGTTTGCCTCGTATTGTAAGCACTTCACTTGTTTCCAAAATGCCGGAGCTTGCCACTAGGTGTAACCTGCTTGACTCAATAATCTCTGTAATATGTTTACCAATCACTTCTTGGGGAGTTAATGTTAAAAAATCCGCCATTGCTTGGTTTATAAGTGTGGTTTTTCCCGTCTCATCCACCACAATGATTCCGTCCTGAATAATATTGAGAACTGTATCAAAGGTCTTGTTGAGGGCTTTAACAGTTTCCAACTCTCTTGCTGCTTGTTCCAAGTCAGTGAGGTCTTGAAAAATAACAATTCCTCCGGCAATATTACCGCCAATTTTTAAAGGCGTAATATTGACGACCATTGTAACATTACGATGTCTGTACCTTAGCCCGATTTTAACCTCACCATTAACTAATGCCGGGGTTAAATCTAGTTTAGGCAGTAATTGCTGAAAGGGCCGATTAAGGGATGTATCCGCTTTCAAGCCTAATATTCGACTGGCCCCGATGTTAAGGTGTGTGACGATCCCATGGCTGTCAACGGCAATCACACCATTATGCATGGAATCCAAAATTGCTTTCAATTGTACGTTTAATAGCTCCGAATGTCTGAATAGGGTCATAACCATATTGGCTTTACATAACAGACCAACGACCTTTCCCTCTCTGTTAACAACCGGAACGGAACCTACTTGACTCATCTTCACAAAATTAGCTAACTGATCGTCGGGGATATCGTCCGAGATACTGATTACTTCTTGTATCAGGTAAGGATCAATGATATCCTTATGAGTTGCACCATCTAAGATTGCCCGATAAAGACTACTCCTGCTAAAAATACTCAAAAGTCCGCCCTCTCCATTTAACACAGGAATAATAGCAATCTTCAGTTCCATGAAAATTCTGACTGCTTTACCGATACTGTCTCCGAGGTTCAAGTATGAAATCCGAGGATTGGTTCCATCTTTAAGGAGCATCATAGCACACCTCAATTGTAATATCTTTGAGTACAACATGGTTCTTAAGCATACTGCAACCAACTGTATTTTATCATTTATAAAGATAATTTTAAATATATTCAGATATTAGGGCAATATCTCTAATATTCATTCTTGATAACCCAGGATCTATCGCCGAACAACTAGATCACAGGCGAGGAAGAGTGACCATCCTACTCCTAGGCCGGTCACTCTTCGTTATTTACCCTTATTGAACTCCGTCTTAATGTTTTGTATCACTCTCGCACTTATATCCATCTTAAGGAGATTGCTCCTCAGTGATCCTACAATTCAATATAGTAAAGGATAATGTTCTCATAGTTTCCGTTGCCAAGCAAATAACCTTTCGGGATGACGCCTAATCTCTGAAATCCCATTTGCTCATAAAGATGAATTGCTCCGGCATTAGTACTGACCACCGCATTAAATTGCAATAACAAGAATCCGGATTCTCGTGCCACTTTCATAGAGTGACGCACCAGCTTTTCTCCAATATGAAGCCCTCGATAATTTTCACTAACAGCATAAGAGGCATTAGCAATATGTCCGCATCTTCCTATGTTGTTGGGGTGTAATATGTACAACCCCAAAACTTCATTCTCAACTGTTGCCACTCCAGTAAAGGTTTGAGAGTAAAAAAGATTTTTGGCCCCCTCTTCACTAAGTTGTTCTATTTGGGGAAATGCATTGGACTCTTGAACAACATGATTCCAAATCCTCATCATTGCAGGTATATCCGTATCCTGATATTTTCGTAGGACTACTTCCATTTCCA comes from Desulfosporosinus meridiei DSM 13257 and encodes:
- a CDS encoding thiolase family protein, with amino-acid sequence MSKITQKLELTRKTYYKGAKISAFGERVPDYSTMGRKIGNTYAKQREVVCVEACRTPYGKSLGALVEFDAAELGALAIKEVIRRTEGKVAPGDVDYVIMGHVVQAGCGQVPSRQATLLAGLPEYVPSITVNKVCSSGVKTIDLGAQMIALGRAEIVIAGGQESMSNIPFALPDMRRGKRMGFLNADCEDLMVKDGLWDSIYNRHMAIHGSEVADEFGFSREELDEWALHSQLAAAEAIAAGKLDDEIFPIAIHKGKDIFEQDEGPRGNSTMEGLAKLGPVFNHTSAVTGKPGSVTAGNAPGTNDGGDVCLLMSRAKAEELGLKPLFTIVDYAEVSQPTKDIATVPGLSIKKVLEQNQMTLDEVKLIEINEAFAAVALVSARSILGMTKDEMLEKVNVNGGAIAYGHPIGATGARIVMTLAYELKRRGGGYGICGICAGHAQGDAMLIRVDAD
- a CDS encoding endonuclease MutS2 encodes the protein MNANNTLEFNIILETLAEHALSQKAREKLLSLKPFLNERECKAKMQETTEARKILEGIGTPPLASMKELDKILDLTEKGSMLAPEQLTGICGFISSCKRTKKYLNKAEAFNTGIAFYGHSLSPLDMLFGEIERCIRNEGVDDGASSVLRDIRRKIENTKSAVKIKLEDILRSKKEWFTDGYVTIRNGRFVLPVKKGYKNQLSGTVIDTSSTGSTCFIEPAAVRKLQEELSLLQIDEDNEIRKILYTLTVLVEEHINELRINKDCMETLDFIFAKAKLSIEMKAVPVSITTERKIIIKQGRHPLLKPDLCIPLDFEILGGLGDDAINGVVITGPNTGGKTVALKTIGLLSIMAQSGLHVPVSPGSVFSMHNSVFCDIGDGQSISENLSTFSSHIQNIVAILQEVSRESLVLLDELGSGTDPAEGMGLAIAILAELNQRGCLFVATTHYPEIKDFAKNTKGLMNARMEFDRENLQPLYRLQIGEAGESCALYIAKRLGFPGHMLKRAQMEAYGGRSSKLRDRPTIMFDEDNTNDEDNTKKSDNVSHNKIQKEIPKEKTPSRSESFNIGDCVRVYPQKSLGIVYRRTNEKGELGVQIKDKKQLINHKRLKLFLPASELYPEDYDFSIIFDTVAIRKARHQLAKGHDVIIEYEEHD
- a CDS encoding acyl CoA--acetate/3-ketoacid CoA transferase subunit beta, which translates into the protein MENKQGHSKPGEFKPMDLLACAAAREVKDGEIVFAGTGLPMLAIMVAQHTQAPTAVCIYESGSIDGRPIDLPTSVADARCSYQAAVGDGLTDVFGQLQSGKVDLAYLGGAEVDLYGNVNCTFMGGPTGKRLTGSGGNSDIHSLAKRSVLIMPQFGQKRRFVERVSYITSPGWKIPHWPDKEWVPKQEVYGPAFNGGPAAVISDMGVYRFDEKGEMYLDTVHPGFTPEECRENCSFDLNISKCKGETLTPTYEELELLYKVIDPEGIIMK
- a CDS encoding YczE/YyaS/YitT family protein, which encodes MKIKNFAEMAYLLGLIILALGVALMEKADLGISMVVAPAYLISLKVNFLTFGMAEYTLQAVLLIFVCLLLGQFKLSYCFSFVTAVIYGLVLDGWIWMLNDVTAATLSIRIPLYLVGMLFCAMGISLLFHTYLAPEVYELFVKEVSKKYRIDINKFKIGYDCTSCAVAVAMSYLFFNSLRGVGIGTVICALVNGLIIAQCSKFFEKHIDFSPKLPSVQKYF
- a CDS encoding CoA transferase subunit A, producing MARPKIVSLTEAVGQINDGDMLTFGGFTVWRRPMAAIYELIRQKKRNLHLVEVNGGTHDDMLVGAGCVGIWESSWCGHELYGKFGSNLARKIEKGEILYEDWAHIHILNRLTAGSKGLPFLPTYSAMGCDMLNPENDNLGKAGLRDGSNPHIGKLKYAMYQEPFTNSEIVLVPAANPDWCITHVQMVGAEGTVRVDGLKFSDQEVIKASKHNIIIAEQVVPEEYLRREPTRNMIGGYLVDYIVEQPWGAHPTGLYGVHEPDGEFISNFFKATRTQEGFDQWAEEWIFGVKDFQEYLSKLGVTRLESLKANPALGYSSTMKRGSR
- a CDS encoding DUF4434 domain-containing protein, producing the protein MNLQRKIIKILVLTLILNLTMVTAVMAKQPKTTTLPPPPQTLPGVKPIFGSSFIQYWYAQDWDLNRWTQELSMLQNTGINEIILQDIADTKAMYAAYPTKIPGYALNDVDMVGNALTAADSLNMKVRIGLGFNGDWWKVNASNMNWLNVEASKNKLIVDEIVDVYGTHPSLGGWYIPYEFSQLSARSRIHQVNLNNFYKQITAEIQLKSTLNIMVAPFYNSKYSYLVSLSGWTKMLKNILNGTGIHIVALQDSVGAGYNTISQAKNLFRYTKTATDAMGMTLYADNETYTSKSSSNVTATQSDIQERISAAAPYVQGFIAFSIDHYQNKNETSQVSNYNYYFNYYLRYK
- a CDS encoding acyl-CoA dehydrogenase family protein translates to MDFRLSEETLMVKEMVKKFAKSQVEPMAEKIDKSHEFPMETWNKMRELGLTGFPIPEEWGGGGGTYLDFAIIIEELAKACASTAVITSVHTGLGCMSIYLYGSQRLKEKYLRKLSTGEIIGAYALTEPNAGSDAAALKTRAEDKGDHFLVNGSKIFITNGGHATTYCTFVKTDPSQPKGKGITCLIIEKDTPGFTIGKPVAKMGMNADPTCELYFENVKVPKENVLGEVNNGFSVAMGLLAGGRITIGAQGLGIAEGALDYTNHYIKERQQFDKPLAANQGVQFMIADMATRIDAAQMLIYRAAWLKDNHLPHNKEASMAKFFATDTAMEVTTNCVQLMGGYGYCSEFPVERMMRDAKITQIYEGSNQIQRMIIGREVIGRF